The DNA region AAATCGAGGATATTAACGGTGCCGTCCCTGTTGACGTCTATGTTAAGGGTCTGATCTGCGGCGAGTGTCGTGCCGAAGTTTGTAGCGACGAGCGTCAGATCAAGAATGTTTACCACGCCATCGACATTGACATCGGATGCCTGTAGGTGTTCAAGATCCGTCTCTTGTGTATAGCCTGTCGTTAAAAAGTTGGTCAGGATTAAACAGGTCGTTAGCAGTAAGACCGTAATTTTTTTCATTTTTTAAATTTACCTTGCGGAGGAACAGCGTACGTTTGAACTTTGACGTGCGTTCCTTATATCCGCTCTCCATTTCATTACGACTACGGGTTTTGCGACTATTTTAAGAGACACTCTTTCTTCTAAAAACACCTCTTAACTGACAACTGATAACTGACAACTGTTTTATACCTGTGCCTTGTGCCATTCTTGGACGGCTTCGGGAATCGCTTGGAGGTTTTCGATGGTTGTCTGAAGTGGGATCGCACACTCCGGGCCGATGAGTGGCACGCCTGCCTCAAGGTTTTTCACGACTTCCGCTTTAACGTCTTCCGGTTCTTTAGAAAACAGCGTTTCAGGGTTGTTAATATTGCCGACGAGCGCGATGCGTTCTTTCATGATGTCCATGGATTCCTGCGGTTCGTTTTTGGAATCGAAGTGGAAGGCGGACATACCGGTCTGTGCGATGTATTCCATTCTGTCAACCGTGCGTCCACAGATGTGCAGGATTAAAGGGATAGGGAGACGTTCAACGAATTCGATGTGAAGGTCCCGAAGGTAGCGTTGGTAGTATTCACCACTCACGAGATCGCCTGTGGCGTGGTCCGGGAGCGTAAGGGCATCGGCACCCGCCTCGATTTGTGCGATGCCGAATTGCACAGTGGCTTCCTTCATCCGATCAAGCGCGAGTTTGGTTTTACCCGGATCGTCAAGCGAGAGCAACAAGAAAGGTTCAACCCCAAAGCAGTGGTAGCCGAGCGACCAGGGTCCCATCGTTTTCCCGATGACAGCGACATCATCCCCGTATTCTTTCTTCAGGATTTTGATCGCTTCCAAGACGCACTGGGTGTCTGGATGTGTCAAAAAGTCGTTCGGGACAACGATATCATCGACATCTTCCCAGATCGGTTCTCGCATTCTAACGGTGGGCCAGTTATCCTTCTGTTCCCACTGAATTTGGCAACCGAGTGCGCTGGATTCTTGGATGATCGTGAAAACGGGCATGATGGTATCGAACCCGAGTTCGGTGTATCCCGTAGCAGCGAGCCGTGCCATGAGTTCCGGTTCTCGATTTGCCTGTGGGAAGGGGGCATCTACGAGATCCATCAGTTCGACCGTAGCGACAGAAGTCGGATTACAGATAGGCGTTCGATCGGTGGGTTCGTTGCGAAGCGCGGCAAGCACCCGTTCACGGCCCGTCATCGATTTAACAGTTTGGTTGTGCATCCTTGAATTCCTTCAATTTCCCTGAGCGTTTATCGCATCTAATGTTGTTTGAGGGTCTCTATTTCTTTGATGAGTATCTCGATTTGCTCCTGTTGTGCTTCAATTTTCTCATCCTGTGCGCGTTGGTTCTTGCGTTGCAGAGCGACAAGTATCTGAGGAATACCAATAACAACACCGATGAACCCTATCAATGCCAGAAGCAGCAAAAATTGGTTGTCTAAGCGTTTGTTTGTATCGTCTAAGTGTTTGTTTGTATCGTCAAAACGAGTATCAAAGCGTTTTTCTATAGATCTCATCTCACTTGTCAACCGTCGGTCCATCTCGTCAATCTTGACATTGACCTTCGCGATTTCCTGTGTGACGTATTCCTTCATACGTGCTTCGGATGCCTTGAACATTGCATTGATTTTTTCCAGATCCGCAGGACTGAGTTCTCCAAACGCTGGCGAACTCAGGAGCAAAAAGATAAGCGAAAAAAGCAGTCCGAATTTCATTTCGGTATCCTCTTCGTAAAAAATTGAATAAGGACTTGCCAACAAGGTGTCACATTGTTTTTAATTATACCTGATATTTACGTGTGCTGTCAACAAATATCCGAACTTTGGGAATATTCGATTTTGGTAAGTCTACTTCCGTATCAACATCTTGCGCGTCGCGGAGAAGTCGCCTGCAGTCAGCGTGTAAAAATACACGCCGCTTGCCACAGGTTCACCGAGTTGGTTTCTTCCATCCCAGTATACGGCGTGGTCCAAACTTTGATAGATGCCTGTCGGTTGATGTTCGAGTCCCAAAACGCGAACCAATGCTCCATTGGCAGCATGGATCGACACACTAACATCTGCGGGTGTGGCTAACTGATACGGGATATAAGTCTTGGAATGGAATGGATTCGGATAATTTGGGAGGAGTGCTGTCTCTATCGGTGTTAATATTGACAGTATCTGTTGTAACACCAGAATTGCCTGCTGCACATCAAAATCTGTCGTAGATAACCGTCGAGCATACTTTAACCAGAGTTGGACATCTGCCGCATTAAATTTTTCTCGTGCGTAATCGTATATTTCGGGGGTGTAAGCAGTACAGGATCCGATGGAACTTGCGACCAAAAGGACATCTAA from Candidatus Poribacteria bacterium includes:
- a CDS encoding MtaA/CmuA family methyltransferase, whose protein sequence is MHNQTVKSMTGRERVLAALRNEPTDRTPICNPTSVATVELMDLVDAPFPQANREPELMARLAATGYTELGFDTIMPVFTIIQESSALGCQIQWEQKDNWPTVRMREPIWEDVDDIVVPNDFLTHPDTQCVLEAIKILKKEYGDDVAVIGKTMGPWSLGYHCFGVEPFLLLSLDDPGKTKLALDRMKEATVQFGIAQIEAGADALTLPDHATGDLVSGEYYQRYLRDLHIEFVERLPIPLILHICGRTVDRMEYIAQTGMSAFHFDSKNEPQESMDIMKERIALVGNINNPETLFSKEPEDVKAEVVKNLEAGVPLIGPECAIPLQTTIENLQAIPEAVQEWHKAQV